One Banduia mediterranea genomic window, CGCTCGCCGCTCACGAACTTCAGGGCTGCGTGTTGATAGCAGGCCCTGATTCGCTCATCCCGGGTCATTTCGGCGAACCGGCGTGGCGCGAACAGCTCCGCACGCACCGAATCGCCTTCGGTCCGGAAATCCGGCGGTGGCATCTGATGCAGCTCGACGGCACGGATCACCTTGTCAATGCCCGTTCCCTGCTCTTCGCACAAGCGCATGCGCCGCATCATCGATGCCAGCGCCTCGTTGCGAGACCTTGGCGGTAGATCCAGAAAACGATCCGGACTCACCAGAGGCTTACCTGGGTTGGTGATTTCCATCCGGTCGGCGAAAAGCTCGATCAGTGGACCCGCCCCGCCGACCGTCATGTCCTGATGAATCAGCGCATTGGCCACCAGTTCACGAATCGCGATGGAGGGGTAAAGCGGCTGATCTTCACGGAACGCCTTGCCGATGTGCTCGTTCCTCGGCAAAAGGCCGTCGATGTAGTCAACCAGTCCCTTGAAGCCCGACGCATAACCACGTTGCCCGTCCTGCCGGTGCGTAACGGTGTCGGCCCGGTTCGTGCCGCCATAGGCAACGAAGCGAACCGCCTTGCGCGCCATCGCGGGCGAAAAATCGCTCAGGCGCTTGGCCAACAGCACAGCGCCCAGATTGGTGATAATCCAGTGACCGCCCGCATCGGGCAGAACCAACCTATCGGCGGCCAGTCTCTCGAAGATGCCCGCCCGGTTGTCCGGCAAGGGTTGTGCGGTCAGATCGAAATAACAGGCATAGTCGAGTCGCGCCAATACCTCGTCACCGGTGAGGAACTGCTCAGCAACTCCTGTTTCCCAGACATGCGGCTGCAGTTTTGTCCAAAGCGCACGCAGTCGCTCCGAATGATCCGACAAGCGCGGTGTTGCGCTACCGATACGTATGTAGGCCGTTCTCTCAAACTCCACCGGCGCATTGGTTGCCGCCGGAATGCGCAGCAAAACCAAACGGGTGCCGTGGTAATCGATGACATCGAACTGGAACGCAATGGCTGGTTGTAGCCGTTGCGCCAGCCAAAGTTCCAGTGGCTGGCCGTTCTCCTTGCGGGTGCTGGGCTCAAATGTCGTACCGATTGCGGCATGATCGCCATCGCGCACGCCCCAAACCACATACGCAAAATGCTCATCGGCCATGCGGGCGGAATTGGACAGGGCCGAGATCAGCTTGCCAATCATCGGTGCGTCGTCGTTGTCCTT contains:
- a CDS encoding ATP-binding protein, which encodes MTIHARTLALVDDLRKLPAETPWVEFKKDNDDAPMIGKLISALSNSARMADEHFAYVVWGVRDGDHAAIGTTFEPSTRKENGQPLELWLAQRLQPAIAFQFDVIDYHGTRLVLLRIPAATNAPVEFERTAYIRIGSATPRLSDHSERLRALWTKLQPHVWETGVAEQFLTGDEVLARLDYACYFDLTAQPLPDNRAGIFERLAADRLVLPDAGGHWIITNLGAVLLAKRLSDFSPAMARKAVRFVAYGGTNRADTVTHRQDGQRGYASGFKGLVDYIDGLLPRNEHIGKAFREDQPLYPSIAIRELVANALIHQDMTVGGAGPLIELFADRMEITNPGKPLVSPDRFLDLPPRSRNEALASMMRRMRLCEEQGTGIDKVIRAVELHQMPPPDFRTEGDSVRAELFAPRRFAEMTRDERIRACYQHAALKFVSGERMKNATLCERFGIDPKNAAQASVIIRECQKAGLIRPADPAHPRAGYVPFWA